The following proteins are co-located in the Manihot esculenta cultivar AM560-2 chromosome 9, M.esculenta_v8, whole genome shotgun sequence genome:
- the LOC110622212 gene encoding zinc finger protein GAI-ASSOCIATED FACTOR 1 — protein sequence MSNITGEGESFSSGNTTAVGEVEVHQQQEQEQEHLNHLNSIASRTTTTANGSTAEENQPTTVFKKKRSLPGNPDPSAEVIALSPNTLVATNRFVCEICNKGFQREQNLQLHRRGHNLPWKLRQRTSKEIKKRVYVCPEPSCVHHNPARALGDLTGIKKHFSRKHGEKKWKCEKCSKKYAVQSDWKAHTKTCGTKEYKCDCGTIFSRRDSFITHRAFCDALTEENNKANQGLLSNMEENLHGQIPNLISMPVNKASNFNHLDTKIPLSLPHELMAMQPKNSGTMLSSSSTTSLFGGRAMSNTSTIFEGNNGHLAAGTSASMSATALLQKAAQMGATATNSNLVTSPMTHKSFVTSMAPSTFGQLQTSNDQSQVTAAEGNGGLIDQFFSGIIENSAANHMGMFNGVLAQNSAFFKNIEHGSSNNKSFFHGVNSNPGLRIPSTAGANNNPSGLARFHGDVMTVDFLGVGGSRQRNIHEQQKQEMEFRGIGDPRIHQGLGHFEQQAAALEKPMWDV from the exons ATGTCAAATATCACGGGTGAAGGTGAAAGCTTCTCTTCTGGGAATACCACTGCTGTTGGAGAAGTAGAAGTTCATCAACAACAAGAGCAAGAGCAAGAGCATCTTAATCACTTAAACTCCATAGCTTCAAGAACTACAACTACCGCTAATGGATCCACTGCTGAAGAAAATCAACCTACAACAGTTTTTAAGAAGAAGAGAAGCTTACCAGGAAACCCAG ACCCTAGTGCAGAAGTTATTGCTTTATCACCAAATACTCTAGTGGCTACAAACAGATTTGTATGTGAAATATGCAACAAAGGTTTCCAAAGAGAGCAAAATCTGCAATTGCATAGGCGAGGACACAACCTGCCATGGAAGCTTAGACAAAGAACAAGCAAAGAGATCAAGAAAAGGGTTTATGTTTGCCCAGAACCTTCATGTGTTCATCACAATCCGGCTCGAGCATTAGGTGATCTTACAGGAATTAAGAAGCATTTCAGTCGTAAACATGGCGAAAAGAAATGGAAATGTGAAAAATGCTCTAAGAAATATGCTGTTCAATCTGATTGGAAAGCTCATACAAAGACCTGTGGTACTAAGGAGTACAAATGTGACTGTGGCACCATCTTCTCCAG GAGGGACAGCTTCATCACTCACAGGGCTTTCTGCGATGCCCTAACAGaagaaaataacaaagcaaatcAAGGATTATTGTCCAACATGGAAGAAAACTTGCATGGCCAAATCCCAAATCTCATATCCATGCCTGTGAACAAAGCTTCCAACTTTAACCATTTGGATACCAAAATCCCATTATCTCTGCCCCACGAACTCATGGCAATGCAACCTAAAAACTCAGGAACCATGCTTTCAAGTAGCAGCACTACAAGCCTTTTCGGTGGAAGAGCCATGTCAAATACTTCAACAATCTTTGAAGGAAATAATGGGCATTTAGCTGCTGGAACATCAGCTTCAATGTCAGCCACTGCATTGCTGCAAAAAGCAGCTCAAATGGGTGCAACTGCAACTAATAGTAACCTCGTGACCTCTCCCATGACCCACAAGAGCTTTGTAACTAGTATGGCACCTTCAACATTTGGTCAATTGCAGACGTCAAATGATCAGTCTCAAGTGACAGCAGCAGAAGGCAACGGAGGACTTATCGACCAGTTTTTCAGTGGGATTATTGAGAACTCAGCAGCAAACCACATGGGAATGTTTAATGGGGTTTTAGCTCAAAACAGTGCATTTTTCAAGAACATTGAGCATGGAAGCAGCAATAATAAGAGCTTCTTTCATGGTGTAAATTCAAATCCTGGTTTAAGAATCCCATCGACCGCCGGAGCTAATAATAATCCAAGTGGGTTAGCGAGGTTCCATGGGGATGTGATGACGGTCGATTTCTTAGGAGTAGGAGGATCAAGACAAAGGAATATCCATGAGCAGCAGAAACAAGAAATGGAGTTTAGAGGAATTGGTGATCCAAGAATTCATCAAGGTTTGGGTCATTTTGAGCAACAAGCTGCAGCTTTGGAGAAACCCATGTGGGATGTCTGA
- the LOC110622987 gene encoding acyl-CoA-binding domain-containing protein 4 gives MAMARASSGLAYPERFYAAAAYAGFDGSPNSASSVSSKFQNDTALLLYALYQQATVGPCNTPKPSTWNAVEQSKWKSWHGLANMPPTEAMRLFVKILEEEDPGWYSRASNFVSEPAVDIQTNHNPKVEPAVENGNSFPETKTISSENGRIVETQDKDVVSEGLGSIVVYDQWIAPPISGQRPKARYEHGAAVIQDKMYIYGGNHNGRYLNDLHVLDLRSWIWSKIDAKAVAESDESKSPAKITHCAGHSLIAWENKLLSIAGHTKDPSESIQVKAFDPQTRTWSILKTYGKAPVSRGGQSVTLVGMSLVIFGGQDAKRSLLNDLHILDLETMTWDEIDAVGVPPSPRSDHAAAVHAERYLLIFGGGSHATCFNDLHVLDLQAMEWTRPTQQGEIPSPRAGHAGVTVGENWFIVGGGDNKSGVSETVVLNMSTLVWSVVFSVEGRVPLASEGLSLAVSSYHGEDILVSFGGYNGRYSNEVNVLKPSHKSALQSNIMETPVPDSVSTAHNATNATRDLESELEAGQEGKIREIVMDNVDPEPMKSKGEVSSEQLIATLKSEKEELGSSLSKEKLQSIQLKQELTEAEARNTDLYKELQSVRGQLAAEQSRCFKLEVDVAELRQKLQTMDTLQKELELLQRQKAASEQAALNAKHSQGSGGMWGWLAGAPGDQREDEA, from the exons ATGGCCATGGCGAGGGCAAGCTCTGGCCTCGCGTACCCGGAGCGATTCTATGCAGCGGCGGCGTACGCTGGATTTGACGGATCTCCTAATTCAGCCAGTAGCGTCTCCTCTAAGTTCCAAAACGACACCGCTTTGCTCCTCTACGCTTTGTACCAGCAG GCAACTGTAGGACCTTGTAATACACCAAAACCGAGCACTTGGAATGCCGTAGAACAAAGCAAATGGAAGAG CTGGCATGGACTTGCAAACATGCCTCCAACAGAAGCAATGCGTCTCTTTGTGAAGATATTGGAG GAAGAAGATCCGGGTTGGTATTCTAGAGCATCTAACTTTGTTTCTGAGCCTGCTGTAGACATCCAAACAAAT CATAACCCAAAAGTTGAGCCTGCTGTGGAGAATGGAAATTCTTTCCCAGAGACAAAGACCATTTCCAGTGAGAATGGAAGAATTGTAGAAACTCAGGATAAAGATGTTGTCTCAGAAGGACTTGGTTCAATTGTTGTTTATGATCAATGGATTGCCCCTCCAATATCTGGCCAACGCCCCAAAGCCCGATATGAG CATGGAGCAGCAGTTATTCAAGATAAGATGTACATATATGGAGGAAACCACAATGGTCGTTATCTTAATGATCTTCAT GTTCTGGATTTGAGAAGCTGGATTTGGTCTAAGATTGATGCTAAGGCTGTGGCTGAGTCAGATGAATCAAAATCCCCAGCTAAAATAACTCATTGTGCTGGTCATTCGTTG ATAGCTTGGGAGAATAAGCTTCTATCAATTGCTGGACATACAAAAGATCCTTCTGAAAGCATTCAAG TGAAGGCATTTGATCCACAAACTCGCACTTGGTCAATCTTAAAGACATATGGGAAAGCACCG GTCTCACGTGGGGGTCAGTCTGTTACACTTGTTGGGATGAGCTTAGTGATTTTTGGTGGACAAGATGCAAAGAGATCTCTCTTGAATGATTTGCATATTCTGGACCTAGAAACTATGACTTGGGATGAAATTGATGCTGT TGGTGTTCCTCCTTCTCCAAGGTCTGATCATGCTGCTGCAGTTCATGCAGAGCGCTACCTTCTTATTTTTGGCGGTGGTTCACATGCCACTTGTTTCAATGATCTGCATGTGCTTGATTTACAAGCT ATGGAATGGACAAGACCAACACAACAGGGGGAAATTCCAAGTCCACGGGCTGGACATGCAGGTGTGACAGTTGGGGAGAATTGGTTTATTGTTGGTGGTGGAGACAACAAGAGTG GGGTATCTGAAACTGTTGTCCTCAACATGTCTACACTTGTTTGGTCTGTTGTTTTTTCTGTTGAAGGGCGTGTTCCCCTTGCCAGTGAG GGCTTGAGTTTGGCTGTGAGCTCCTACCATGGTGAAGATATTCTTGTATCATTTGGGGGATATAATGGACGTTACAGCAATGAG GTCAATGTTCTTAAACCCAGCCACAAGTCTGCCTTGCAATCAAATATTATGGAGACTCCAGTGCCTGATAGTGTTTCCACTGCGCATAATGCTACAAATGCAACCAGAGATTTGGAATCTGAGCTTGAGGCAGGCCAAGAAGGCAAAATAAGAGAAATTGTCATGGATAATGTTGATCCAGAGCCTATG AAATCTAAGGGTGAAGTATCCAGTGAACAGCTTATAGCAACTTTGAAGTCAGAAAAAGAAGAACTTGGATCCTCTCTTAGCAAGGAGAAATTGCAAAGTATCCAATTAAAGCAAGAATTAACTGAAGCTGAGGCTCGTAACACTGATCTTTACAAG GAGCTCCAATCTGTGCGCGGCCAGCTTGCTGCTGAGCAGTCTAGATGTTTCAAATTAGAG GTTGATGTTGCGGAACTAAGACAAAAACTTCAAACAATGGACACACTACAAAAAGAACTCGAACTCCTGCAGCGGCAAAAGGCAGCTTCTGAACAAGCAGCCTTAAACGCAAAACATAGTCAGGGCTCTGGTGGCATGTGGGGTTGGCTTGCTGGAGCCCCTGGTGACCAAAGAGAAGATGAAGCCTGA
- the LOC110622519 gene encoding uncharacterized protein LOC110622519 yields the protein MISVVKSDRELVTNSNTIEDNRGEARVSGDVADSPDEEKARISGLERDSKAQGSGAIARVLENNGSTEELNAMVGVGEVDVDEEMEEESGAFEVTNEKNPSFVQFDLQNDRCAVSRVNAKGEVYNSFMSEFDDFVANEKHEAMAGTSRALSYGFELGDMVWGKVKSHPWWPGHIFNEAFASSSVRRTRREGYVLVAFFGDSSYGWFDPAELIPFDPYFAEKSQQTNSRNFVKAVEEAVDEASRRRGLGVACRCRNKYNFRPTNVQGYLEVDVPDYEPRGVYAANQIKKARDGFQPSETIAFVKQLALAPQGCDRSTIDFIKNRATAFALRKSMFEEFDETYAQAFGVQPKLPANDPASLLDQPVKDPTRAPLSGPLVIAEALGSGKSHKKPVKVKDHLKKDRYLFKRRDEPVDSQTLQLGQRQATSSAPAAYEEGSSAILTGDYVLQKRAPIPISAKHENAGIIIKEVAGPSEDVLGKEAVILDQGQKYLGGQTTRDTTLDEKSSYDKEKDALQETKDKLGSDVVAVLTSMGQSDISVKGLSQGVTDSASPSFQEGNAVVDIRYDENAKASRMNEDSTQTLSFPARTEGDSSLDKLHDARPSSHLSPVDAKCPVAVSSDVGVKKPKVLKRPLGDVGSENSIVKVKKKKKKLGPETSPDLPKKRLAMGTGGASVGKSSLISVATREDPRVNHQKKDVGTSNSSFSSGVNIELEVPHLLSELHALAVDPCHGAERKSPPFTMQFFLRFRSFFYQKSLVSSPPSESEPIEIRATKSPSAVVVSDSSAGENVRDFSTAKPVKPMVRPDDPTRGGRKRLPSDRQEEIAARRLKKISQLKSLTAEKKAVQRTLETHRSEGKELATAAPPKPAKSESSKKIEPQHRAVEPTMLVMKFPPGTSLPSVAELKARFARFGSIDQSAIRVFWQSSTCRVVFRHKLDAQAAYKYAVGNNSLFGNDVSVRYSVREVGAPAPEAPESDKGRGDDTSLEAPRVKDAANERLLMQQLLPQSSIQLKSILKKPTGDEAGQVTGGNGGRGTARVKFMLGGEETSRGEQLMIGNRNFNNNASFADGGAPTSSVAMDFNSKNYQKVMPPSPSQSPILPPPSQFAKLPFNNTHHTEVAPRNFHNQNIPIAPPSTPSIDISQQMLSLLTRCNDVVTSVTGLLGYVPYHPL from the exons ATGATATCTGTCGTAAAAAGCGATAGAGAATTAGTAACAAATTCGAATACGATCGAAGATAACCGAGGAGAAGCTAGGGTTTCTGGTGACGTTGCTGATAGCCCCGATGAAGAGAAAGCCAGGATTTCTGGCTTGGAGCGTGATTCCAAAGCTCAAGGGAGTGGAGCTATTGCTAGGGTTTTAGAGAATAATGGATCTACTGAAGAGCTTAACGCTATGGTCGGAGTTGGTGAGGTTGATGTAGATGAGGAAATGGAAGAAGAATCTGGAGCTTTTGAAGTAACAAACGAGAAAAACCCAAGTTTTGTTCAATTCGACCTACAAAATGACCGATGTGCCGTATCTAGAGTTAATGCGAAGGGAGAGGTTTATAATTCCTTTATGTCTGAGTTCGATGATTTTGTTGCCAATGAGAAGCATGAGGCCATGGCTGGAACATCTAGGGCATTGAGTTATGGTTTTGAACTGGGTGATATGGTTTGGGGGAAGGTGAAATCACACCCATGGTGGCCAGGGCATATTTTCAATGAGGCCTTTGCATCATCTTCGGTGAGGCGCACCAGGAGAGAGGGTTATGTTTTAGTTGCATTCTTTGGGGATAGCAGTTATGGGTGGTTCGACCCAGCTGAGCTTATTCCTTTTGATCCCTATTTTGCTGAAAAATCGCAGCAAACGAATTCAAGGAATTTTGTCAAAGCTGTGGAGGAGGCTGTGGATGAGGCGAGCAGAAGGCGTGGGCTTGGTGTGGCTTGTAGGTGTAGAAATAAGTATAATTTTAGGCCAACCAACGTGCAAGGATATTTGGAAGTTGATGTACCAGATTATGAGCCAAGAGGAGTATACGCGGCAAATCAAATAAAGAAAGCTCGGGATGGGTTTCAGCCCAGCGAGACTATTGCTTTTGTGAAGCAATTGGCTTTGGCACCACAAGGGTGTGATCGGAGTACTATTGATTTTATTAAGAATAGGGCTACAGCTTTTGCATTACGTAAGTCAATGTTTGAGGAGTTTGATGAGACATACGCACAGGCATTTGGAGTTCAGCCAAAACTTCCTGCTAATGATCCAGCAAGTTTATTAGATCAGCCTGTTAAAGATCCAACCCGAG CCCCTTTGAGTGGTCCACTAGTGATAGCAGAAGCTCTTGGTAGTGGAAAGAGCCACAAAAAACCTGTGAAAGTGAAGGACCATTTGAAGAAGGATAGGTACCTCTTCAAACGAAGAGATGAACCTGTCGACTCACAGACCCTTCAGCTTGGCCAAAGGCAAGCAACTTCCTCGGCCCCTGCAGCATATGAGGAAGGTTCATCAGCAATATTAACTGGTGACtatgttttgcagaaaagggCTCCAATACCTATTTCAGCAAAACATGAAAATGCTGGAATTATCATCAAGGAAGTTGCAGGTCCTAGTGAAGATGTACTTGGTAAAGAAGCAGTAATCTTAGATCAGGGTCAAAAATATCTGGGTGGTCAAACTACCCGAGATACTACTTTAGATGAAAAATCATCTTATGATAAGGAGAAGGATGCTTTGCAAGAAACAAAGGACAAACTGGGGTCGGATGTGGTTGCGGTCCTCACAAGTATGGGTCAGTCTGATATTTCTGTGAAGGGATTGTCTCAGGGTGTAACAGATAGTGCATCACCTTCTTTTCAGGAAGGTAATGCCGTTGTTGATATTAGATATGATGAGAATGCAAAAGCTTCTAGAATGAATGAAGATTCTACACAAACTCTGAGTTTTCCTGCAAGAACTGAAGGAGACAGTAGTTTGGATAAGCTTCATGATGCTCGACCAAGTTCCCATCTGTCACCAGTTGATGCAAAGTGTCCTGTTGCAGTGAGTTCTGATGTTGGAGTGAAGAAGCCCAAAGTTCTTAAGCGCCCTTTGGGGGACGTGGGCTCTGAGAACTCTATTGTAAAggtaaaaaagaagaaaaagaagttgGGTCCAGAAACAAGCCCTGATCTTCCAAAGAAGCGTTTGGCCATGGGAACAGGAGGGGCATCAGTGGGAAAATCTAGTCTAATCAGTGTGGCTACCAGAGAAGATCCTCGGGTAAACCACCAGAAGAAAGATGTTGGCACCAGTAATTCCTCATTCAGTAGTGGGGTAAATATTGAGCTTGAGGTACCACATCTGTTAAGTGAATTGCATGCACTCGCTGTTGATCCCTGTCATGGTGCTGAAAGGAAGAGTCCTCCATTTACAATGCAGTTCTTTTTGCGATTCCGGTCCTTTTTTTACCAGAAAAGCTTGGTTTCATCACCTCCATCTGAGAGTGAGCCCATTGAAATTCGTGCAACTAAATCTCCATCTGCCGTTGTTGTTTCTGACAGTTCTGCTGGTGAGAATGTTAGAGATTTCTCAACTGCAAAACCTGTAAAACCCATGGTCAGACCAGATGATCCAACAAGAGGTGGACGAAAACGACTGCCTTCTGATCGTCAAGAAGAAATTGCAGCAAGGAGGTTGAAAAAAATCAGTCAGTTGAAATCGTTAACTGCAGAAAAGAAGGCAGTTCAGAGAACTTTGGAAACCCATCGATCAGAAGGGAAAGAACTGGCGACAGCAGCTCCACCAAAACCAGCCAAATCAGAGTCTTCCAAGAAAATAGAGCCTCAGCATAGAGCAGTAGAGCCAACCATGCTGGTGATGAAGTTCCCTCCTGGAACATCTCTTCCCTCTGTTGCTGAGCTGAAGGCCAGGTTTGCTCGATTTGGCTCAATAGATCAGTCAGCTATCCGTGTCTTTTGGCAGTCCTCAACATGCCGTGTTGTGTTCCGGCACAAGCTTGATGCGCAGGCAGCATATAAGTATGCTGTTGGGAACAATTCCTTATTTGGTAATGATGTTAGTGTGAGGTACAGTGTTCGGGAAGTAGGAGCTCCTGCACCTGAGGCACCTGAATCTGACAAGGGAAGAGGAGATGACACTTCCCTTGAGGCTCCACGAGTCAAGGATGCAGCAAATGAAAGACTACTTATGCAGCAGCTTCTTCCTCAGTCAAGCATCCAGCTGAAGTCCATTTTGAAGAAACCAACAGGCGATGAGGCAGGGCAGGTAACTGGTGGTAATGGTGGTAGAGGGACAGCTCGTGTAAAATTCATGTTGGGTGGGGAAGAAACTAGTAGGGGAGAGCAATTGATGATTGGTAATAGAAACTTCAACAACAATGCTAGTTTTGCTGATGGTGGTGCACCTACTTCTTCTGTTGCTATGGATTTTAATAGTAAGAACTATCAAAAGGTTATGCCTCCATCTCCATCTCAATCGCCTATTCTCCCCCCTCCTAGTCAATTTGCAAAACTCCCATTTAATAACACGCATCATACTGAAGTAGCTCCCAGAAATTTTCATAATCAGAATATTCCTATTGCTCCACCTAGCACGCCGAGCATAGACATTTCACAGCAGATGCTAAGCCTTTTGACCAGGTGCAACGATGTTGTAACCTCTGTAACGGGCTTGTTAGGCTATGTGCCTTATCATCCTCTCTGA